The Gammaproteobacteria bacterium genome includes the window CGGCGGCGGGATTGCTGGTGGCCGTTGTGATTGCTTTGCCGCTCGGAATATTGGCGGCGGTGCGCAAGGGCACGGCCTGGGACCAGGGATCTATGGCATTTGCCATGCTTGGGGTGTCCATTCCAAACTTCTGGATGGGCCCGCTGCTGATACTGGTGTTTTCTTTTTGGCTCGGGTGGTTTCCCGTGAGCGGCATGGAGGGGATACGCTCTCTTGTGTTGCCGGCATTTACGCTCGGGACTGCCCTTGCGGCCATTCTTTCGCGCATGGTACGCGCTGCGTTGCTTGAGGTGCTCAGCGAGGACTATATTCGCGCAGCTCGTGCCAAGGGCCTCAATAACCGGACAGTAGTGCTTCACCATGGGTTGAGAAATGCTGCTTTGCCCGTGATCACGGTCCTCGGCCTCCAGCTAGGAGCCCTACTTGGGGGCGCAGTGATTACAGAAACCATATTCGCATGGCCCGGTATCGGACAGTTGACCATCGAAGCGATCCAACGTCGGGACTATCCTGTGGTCCAAGCCTGCGTGATGTTAATCAGCTTGGCTTATGTGTTGGTGAACACACTGACAGACGTAGCTTATGCTGCGCTTGATCCGCGGGTGCGATTGCACACGTGAGCATACGATTAGCGCTTCCCACGGCAGTCATGGTGCTCTGGTGCTCTGTTGCCCTAATTGCACCGTGGTTGCCGCTGGAACCCGATGAGATCTTTTTATCAAAGATTCTAATGCGCCCCAGCTCGGAAGCCTGGCTAGGTTACGACGATCTTGGTCGTTCGATCGCGGATCGCCTGGCGATGGGGGCTCGCACATCACTCGCTGTCGCATTCTCAGTTATATTTGTCTCGCTTGTGGTTGGTATATTTGTGGGGATAGTGAGTGCATGGCTTGGAGGATGGTGGGACCATGTGATTGTTCGCATCATCGATATCTTCATCGCCTTTCCCGGCATCCTGCTTGCTATTGCATTGGCGGGGCTATTGGGGCCTGGTATCGCGAATGCAGTGATTGCTCTGGCGGTTGTAGGCTGGGTAGGTTTTGCGCGGTTGGCCCGCGCACAAACCTTGACTGTAAAACACCGGGAACACATTGATGCGGCACGGTCCCTCGGAACAGGGCGTTGGCGGATCGGTGCACGCCATCTGTTGCCATTGATCACTGCACCGCTCATTGTGGAAGCAACGTTTGGAATCGCAAGCGTGGTTATTGCCGAGGCCAGCTTATCGTTCTTGGGATTGGGTGTGCAGCCGCCAGCCGCTTCTTGGGGGAGTATGATCCGTGATGGCACACGCTACATGCTGGTTTCACCGCACATGGTATTGGCCCCGGGGTTGGCGATTCTACTCGTCGTACTCTCAATCAATCTGCTTGGCGATAGGCTGCGTGATTGGATGGATGTGCGCAGGAAATAATAGGTCTCGTGTGTCCAATTCATACAATGGTCCGTCCGTGATTGAGGAATAGCGATGTCGCTCGGGTCTATTATGTTTGACGTTGCCGGGGCAGCGTTGCAACCCGAAGAACGGGAGATGCTTCAACATCCGCTTACTGGTGGTGTGATCCTCTTTAGTCGTAACTATGAATCGCCCGATCAAATCGGAGAGTTCGTGGACGAAATCCATCGACTAAGGGAACCACGTCTGCTCGTGGCGGTTGATCATGAAGGGGGCCGAGTGCAGCGATTCCGGCAAGGCTTTACGCAACTACCTGCCTGCGGTTTGTTGGGCGAGATCTATGGATCAGATAGCGAAAGGGGTGTGCGCCTTGCCGAGGATGTGGGTTGGGTGATGGCCGCCGAGCTGCGTGCCATTGGAGTGGATTTCAGTTTTTCACCGGTGCTGGATCTGAGAAAGGGTGTGAGCAAGGTTATTGATGATCGTGCGTTTCATCGCAACGCGGAGGCTGTCGCAGCGCTTGCCTATGCTTATGTGAAAGGGATGAAAAACGCGGGTATGGGCGCTGTAGGCAAGCACTTTCCCGGGCACGGTTCCGTGGCCGAGGATTCCCATCATACAATGCCGGTGGATAGTCGGCGCTTTGAGGACATTGAAATGGAAGATCTTGTGCCATTTGAGCGCCTTATTCACTATGGGATCCCCGCCATGATGCCCGCCCACGTGATCTTCTCTCGTGTGGATGACCGGCCGTCTGGCTTTTCCGCCGTATGGCTGAAACAGGTGCTGCGCAACCAGCTTGGATTTCAGGGTGCTGTATTCAGCGATGATATTGGCATGGCGGCGGCGGGAGTGGCTGGCGACTTCGTGGAACGTGCCCGCAGTGCCTTGGATGCGGGTTGTGATATGGTCGTGATTTGTAACAATCTCGACGGGGCCGCTGAGATCTTGGAGAAGCTTGGACAACATCCAGACCCGACTTCTCAGGTCCGACTGATGCGTATGCATGGGCGACCAGCACAAGATCGCATTGCGCTGCGAAACGATGAGAAGTGGCAGCGTGTGTCATGCGCGGTCGAAGCCATCGAACAGGCCCCAGAGCTGAATCTCGGCGATGATCAACTTGCCTAAGTTAGCCGATGAGTCATTCTGCGATGACAGATGAACGTCCCTACCCAACACAGGCATGATGCGACTCATTGATTTACGCTTCAATCAGCGCGGAAAACGCAAGATGCGGATCGTAACACCCCTCATGTTGACACTTTTTACCTTGTCGTCAGCCTGGGCTGAGCAGGGATTGTCCGCTGTATGCGAGCCCCTTGTGCTAGTGGCCGATGGGGCGCCTGTTACGCTCAAGCATTCCAAGGGATTATTGTGGAAGGTGTCTAAAAGTTTCACCAAACCAAGTTATCTGTTTGGCACTATGCACGTGGTGGATCCACGTATCGTGAATCTGCCTCCGGCCGTGCAAGTGGTATTTGACCAAAGCGACACCTTTGTGATGGAAGCGGTGCTCGATGTCCCGGAGATGCTGGAGTTTTCTCAGATGATGTTTTTCGCGGATGGAACCCGTCTTGATGCGCTTTTAGGTGATCAGCTTTTTGATATGACTGCGGACGCCTTGGCTTACTATGGCATATCAAGAGAGGTGGCTGAGAGCATGAAGCCATGGGGCGCCTATTTGACATTGAATATTCCTCCTGCACTTGGCGTCCCACTGGACTTTATGTTGCTTGAAAGTGCTCGCATTAACGGTGCCGCTGTGTATGGCCTGGAGACGCTCAATGAGCAGGCCCGCGTCATGGATGATATGGCTATTGACGACCAGGTGAAGCTGCTGCGAGATACCGTCTGCAATTACGATGTTGTACAGAAGGACATAGAACAGATGAAGGATCGCTATTTAGATCGTGACTTGGCAGGGTTGTGGGCCTTTACAGACAAGTACGAGGTACAGGATACCGCGGGCTACCAGAAGCTCATGACCAGACTTCTGTCAGACCGTAATCGTCGTATGGTCGAGCGAATGCAGCCGATGTTGGCTAGAGGTAATGCCTTCATCGCCATTGGTGCGCTTCATTTGCCCGGGAACCGCGGTGTACTATCACTATTGGAGGAGCGCGGATACAGCGTCACGCCAGTTTATTGACAGGTTGGTCGCGCTACTATCCAGTATCACGTTTGAACGCCCAAGCGAACGTAGTCTAATTCCAGCGACAACAATCGCTCACCTTGATGGGGAATGAGGGTATGCAACATTTTTTGAACATGCTGACAGGCTTTCTTGGTGAAAATGACTGGGTGGCCCAGGTCTTCATCGTGGTTTTCGTGGCGCTGCTGATTGATTTTGTGCAACGACGCATCTTGAACAGGCTGCATGTGAAACTTGTAAAGACCGAGAATTTTTGGGACGACTCAGTCGTCGATTCGCTTAAACAGCCGCTCAGCCTGTTGATCTGGATATTTGGCATCGCCTTTGCCGCCAGTATCGTGAGCCAGGAGACGGAGGCAGTCATCTTTGAGGCCGTGGAGCCCATCCGCTATGTCGCTATCATCGCGACATTGGCCTGGTTTCTCATCCGATTAATCCAGCGGGCCGAGGCGAACATCATTGCCAAGCGCGTGGCGGCGGGAAAGCCCTATGACCGCACCACGATGGACGCCGTTGCCAAGCTGCTGCGGCTGTCCGTCATCATTACCGCGGTACTTGTGGCGATGCAAACGCTGGGCTTCAGTGTAGCGGGCGTAGTGGCCTTCGGGGGCGTTGGTGGTATTGCCATCGGCTTTGCGGCTCAGTCCCTGCTTGCCAATTTCTTTGGCGCCATAATGATCTATCTCGATCGCCCGTTTGAGGTCGGTGACTGGATACGATCCCCGGATCGAGATATTGAAGGGACAGTGGAAGACATCGGTTGGCGGCTCACGCGCATTCGAACCTTCGACAAGCGTCCCTTATATGTCCCCAACTCCACGTTCACGCAGATTGCGGTGGAGAACCCGTCGAGGATGCACAATCGGCGTATTAAAGAAACCATCGGTATACGGTATGACGACGCCAACAAGATGGGGAAGATCGTGCAAGAGGTGGAAAACATGCTACGCGAGCATCCTGAGATCGAAACCGATCAGATGCTCATGGTGAATTTCAATACCTTTGCAGCATCCTCGCTTGACTTTTTTATCTATACCTTTACCAAGACCACGGACTGGGCGAAGTATCATAAGGTCAAGCAAGATGTTTTACTGCGCATCCTAGAGATCATCGATTCCCATGGGGCCGAGGTGGCCTTTCCGACCTCTACGGTGCATATCCCGAATGGCCTCCCAACCTACCATGAGACTGCTGATCGGGAAGCCCCGCCACAGGAACGCCTGGCGCGCTGAGGCTCCTGTGTCGTGACCATGACAGGTCGGCGCTGGCGTTGGGGCGGCAGCAAGTACGCCAAGGCTTGCTTCTTCGAATCTTCCGTATACAGGTGACTTTGCTTCCGGGCAGGGTGCCTGTACGCTTATCGCCATGGATTTGGAATTTACGAAAATGCACGGTCTCGGAAATGATTTCGTGCTGTTCAACGCCCTTGCGGACCCCATCACGTTGAGCCCGGAGCAGATTCGATTTATCGCGGATCGCCGTTTTGGCGTGGGCTGCGATCAAGTCTTGTTGCTGGAATCTGCTAATGTACCAGGTGCGGACGTGCGCTTTCGGATTTACAATGCGGATGGCGCTGAGGTGGAACAGTGCGGAAACGGTGTCCGTTGTGTCGGTCGCTTTCTTTGGGAACATGGCCTTGTGGACAAGGATGAGATTGTGGTGGAGACCCTCAATGGACTGCTGACGCTGTACCGTCAGGCGAATGGGCAGGTTAAAGTAACGATGGGGATCCCAGAATTTGCACCGGAGGAGATCCCCATGCTTGCCAAATCGGCCGCAAACAGTTATGTACTACAGGTGGGAGACGAGCAGATCGAAGTCGCTGCAGTGTCTATGGGTAATCCCCACGCGATCATTAAAGTTGACGATACCGACGCAGCGCCGGTACGTAAGCTAGGACCCCTCGTTGAACGGCACGAAGTATTTCCAAACGGCGCCAATGTCAGCTTTATGCAGGTCATCGATTCTTCCCACATTCGCTTACGGGTCTGGGAAAGAGGGGTTGGGGAGACCCTGGCTTGCGGGACGGGTGCCTGTGCGGCGGTGGTCGCAGGGCACCTGTTATCCTTGCTCGATGACGACGTCGACGTCACACTGCCGGGCGGACATCTGCAGATTCGTTGGCGGGGTGGCCAGGAACCGGTCTGGATGACGGGCCCTGCGACTCAGGTATTTGAGGGGCGCATTGAGCTATGACGACTCAGAAGAAGATTGGGGTAGAACCACCACTGCTGACCGCGGAAGCAGTGGCCGCTTATTTGAGGGAAAATCCGCGATTCTTTGTTGACCATGTAGAGTTGCTGGCAGACCTTAAGATTCCCCATGCAACCGGGGAGGCGGTATCACTGGTTGAGCGCCAGGTGTCGGTGCTGCGCGATCAAAACTACCAGTTGCACAAAAAGCTTCGGGAACTGGTGGATATAGCGCGAGGTAACGAAGAGCTGGCACGCCGCATGCATCGCATGATCTTGACCCTGATGGATGCTCAGAGTCCTGAAGCGGTCTTTCATAGTCTAAAGGAGCATCTCCGCAACGACTTCAAGGCCGATGTCATTATCGTGCGCGTATTTGCCAAAGCAGTGGTTGACGAGAGTATCGCGGGCGAAGAGTTCGTTGGCAGGGATGTTCCGGAGAAGGCCCTGTTTGCGGAGCTTATTACACGTGCGCAGCCTTCATGCGGTCGCTTAAAACGTAAACAGCAAGCTTACCTATTCGGTGGTGAGCGGGACGATATCGCCTCTGCCGTATTGGTTCCGCTGCACGGTGCTGGCTGGGGTGGGGTGATGGCCATAGGCAGCTATGATCCGCAGCGCTTCCACCCTGGTCTGGGCGTCGAGCTGCTCGCGAATATGGGCGAGATTGTGAGTTTAATTTTGAATTCGTGGATCGCCGATTAGGCGGTGTGACACTTGCAAACGTCAGCGATCGAACGGTTTCTCGAGACCCTCAACCACCTTTCTGTCAACACCCGCAACGCTTATCGATGCGATTTGAGCTTCCTCGTCTGCTACTGCGGCAGAGAAGGGATTGATACTTGGAGAGCGTTGGATGCCGGGCACATACGTGCATTTATCGCCTGGCGTCACCGTCAGGGAATCGGCGGGCGTAGCCTACAACGCAGTCTCTCGGCGGTCAGAACCTTCTACAGGTTTCTTTCTGACGAGGGCGTCGTCACCCATAATCCTGCGGAGGGGATTTACGCCCCGAAGACGCCTCGCAAGTTGCCAAAGGTCCTGGATGTCGATCAAACGACACGCCTAGTGGATATCAATGCCGCCGATCCCCTAGCGCAGCGGGATCGCGCCATGCTGGAGTTGATGTATTCCTCAGGACTTAGGCTTTCCGAACTGGTCGCCCTGAACATGGACGAAGTGGATCTTGACGATGCCATCGTGGGCGTGACGGGCAAGGGCAACAAACGGCGTTATGTGCCCATTGGGCGATATGCCGTCGACGCACTGAACCGGTGGCTGCAGATCCGAGGCGGGTTGGCCAGTTCCGAGGAAACTGCATTGTTTGTTAGTCGGCGTGGTAAGCGCCTAGGCGCGCGAGCGGTGCAGGAGCGCCTCCGGCAGTGGGCTATTCGACAGGGACTTCCAACTCATGTTCATCCACACATGCTCCGGCACTCCTTCGCAAGCCATTTATTGGAATCCAGCGGTGATCTGCGTGCTGTCCAGGAATTGTTGGGCCACGCGGATATCAGGACAACACAAGTGTATACGCATCTGGATTTTCAGCACCTCGCGAAGGTCTACGATGCGGCTCACCCACGCGCTCGCAGGAAAAAAAGTTCATAACCCCTGCCAAACGCAGCGGTTCTGAGGGTGCATAGTTCCTTATTGATCAGCTTTTCTGAGGATGTGCTGAGTTCGTGTACAATGCTCATCGTCACCCGATGAGTTCAGGCAATTGCAACAGTTTCAGGGCACTACGGTACTTTCTGTGCGTCGTCATGGTCGTGTGGTGATCGGCGGCGACGGGCAGGTCTCGTCCGGCAATACGATTATGAAGGGTAATGCCCGCAAGGTGCGCCGCCTGTTCCACGACACCGTTCTCGCCGGGTTTGCGGGCGGAACAGCAGATGCCTTTACCCTGTTCGAGCGCTTCGAAGGCAAACTGGAAACGCATCAGGGAAATCTAACCCGCGCGGCGGTTGAACTGGCTAAGGACTGGCGCACCGATCGTATTTTGCGCCGCCTTGAGGCCATGCTCGCTGTCGCAGACAAGTCCACGTCGCTCATTATCTCGGGCAACGGAGATGTGATCGAGCCCGAGGATAATCTGATGGCCATTGGCTCTGGGGCGCCCTATGTCCAAGCCGCGGCACGTGCCTTGCTGGACCATACAGAAATGGACGCACGAACCATCGTTGAGACTGCGCTCAACATTGCGGCAGATATTTGCGTCTATACCAACCATCAGTTGACCATCGATGAACTGGATGCAACCGAAAGGGAATAATTACGTTACGCGATGAATTTGATGACAGAGCTGACCCCTCAGGCCATTGTCAAGGAATTGAACAAGCACATTGTGGGACAGACCGCGGCAAAGCGGGCGGTGGCGATCGCTCTGCGTAATCGCTGGCGCAGGTCCCAAGTACCTGAAGAACTCAGAAACGAAATTACCCCGAAGAATATCCTGATGATTGGCCCCACTGGGGTGGGTAAAACAGAAATCGCGCGACGTCTTGCGAAGCTGGCCAATGCGCCCTTTATCAAGATTGAGGCAACAAAATTTACGGAGGTCGGATATGTCGGTCGTGATGTCGAATCCATCATCCGGGATCTGATGGACGTTGCGGCAAAGATGACCCGGGAGGAGGAGCTTCGCAAAGTACGTCGCCGTGGCGAAGAGGCTGCTGAGGAGCGTGTGCTCGATATTTTGTTACCAAGAGCTCGGGGTGTTAGCGAGAAGTCTGAGGATGAAGCAGCGGAAACGTCATCAACCCGAGAGCGGTTTCGCCTGATGCTACGTGAAGGAGGACTAGCTGAGAAAGAAATCGAGGTGGAAGTCAGCGTGCCCGCGATCGGCGTAGAGATTATGGCGCCGCCGGGAATGGAGGAGATGACCAGCCAGCTCCAGGATATGTTTCAAAATCTTGGAGGAGGACGAAAGCGCGTTCGTAGGGTGCGTGTGAAAGACGCGTTGAAGCTCCTAGCTGAGGAAGAAGCGTCGAAGCTCATCAATGATGAGGACCTTAAGGCACGTGTCCTGGAAAATGTGGAACAGAACGGCATCGTTTTTCTCGATGAGATCGACAAGATAGCGAAACGCTCAGAACATGGCGGGCCCGATGTATCTCGTGAGGGAGTGCAAAGAGATTTATTGCCAATAGTGGAGGGCTCCACCGTAACAACCAAGTATGGGATGGTAAGAACCGACTTCATTCTTTTTATTGCCTCAGGTTCGTTCCTGATGGTAAAACCTTCCGACCTTATCCCGGAACTGCAGGGCCGTCTTCCCATTCGAGTTGAGTTAGATGCACTTGGTGTTGACGATTTTGTTCGAATTCTCACAGAGCCGGATGCGTCTTTGACGGAACAGTATGCGGCGCTCATGGAGAGCGAAGGAGTCACGGTGGAGTTCACCAAAGACGCACTTAGCCGAATCGCAGAGATGGCCTGGCAGGTCAATGAAACAACAGAGAATATCGGCGCTAGGCGGCTACATACAGTGATGGAACGCCTGCTGGAGGAACTCTCCTTCGAGGCGTCTGCCAGGCGCGGTGAGAACGTGCGAATCGATGCAGCCTATGTGAATGCTCATCTCGGTGCTCTCATCCAGGACGAAGACCTAACACGTTATATTCTCTAGATGTGTTTGCCCAGGATGTCCGTGCAGGACATGGGCGCTCCTTTTTTTATCCGCAAACTGATAAGAAAGAGAAACAAAAGGAAATGGCCAAGCCAATCCCCACCATGATCAACTTGCACCAGGCTTCGCGTGTACTTGAAATCAGCTTTGATGATGGATCTCAATTCGATCTTTCCTGCGAACTTCTAAGGGCTTATTCACCCTCGGCGGAAGTGCGTGGCCACGGTGCCGGACAAGGCGTTCTGCAAACAGGCAAGGAGATGGTTACGATCCGAAATATTGAGCAGGTAGGTAACTACGCGGTGAAGTTAGATTTCGACGATGGACATAACACAGGCATCTATTCCTGGGACTACCTGTACGATCTAGGGCAGAACAAAGAGCGCTATTGGCAAGAGTATCTCGCCGCACTTGAGAAGGCAGGATATCAGCGCGACCCCGTGAAATGAGCAGCTCTGGCACAATGTATTTTGGCAGTCAGCCCGTCTCCCCGGATGAGAAGACTCGTCGGGTCAAGCACGTATTTGATTCCGTTGCACCGCGTTACGATGTGATGAATGACCTGATGTCATTGGGTGTTCACCGCTTGTGGAAACGCTTTATGGTACATTTGGCTGGTGTTCGCCGTGACCATCAGGTGCTGGATGTGGCTGGGGGCACGGGCGACCTGGCGTACCACTTTGCGCACCTTGTTGGCCCGAAAGGCAGGGTGGTGCTTGCCGACATCAATCCTTCAATGCTGGCGCTTGGCAGGGATTCGCTCATCAATCGAGGATTGGTCACGAACGTTCATTATGTCCAGGCCGACGTGGAGTGCTTGCCTTTTCCAGACAATGTGTTCGACTGCGTCAGTATTGCGTTTGGGTTACGCAATGTGACCGATCAACAAACGGCGCTTGCTTCCATGTATAGGAGCTTGAAATTTGGAGGACGCTTGCTGATTTTGGAGTTTTCCCATGTGACTCTTCCATTTCTTAAGCGCGCCTATGATGCGTATTCGTTCAGGATCCTGCCGTGGCTAGGTAATGTGGTAGCAGGCGATACGAAGAGCTATCAATACTTGGTTGAGTCGATCCGCAAACATCCTAATCAGGAATCGCTTGTCGAGTTAATGGGTAACGCAGGCTTTGTGCATATTGATTATTACAATCTTTCGGGTGGTATTGTCGCTGTTCATAGAGGACATAAAGTGTGAACGTCTACGTCGGAAGCCCCCAGGTTTATTTCAAGTTCTTTAGGACGCCGTGTTGACTATCCCGGCATCCTTTATTGTCAATCTTGAGAAATGGCTTAACCAGCTTATTCAGCTTGACCCCGCAGCGAGGGGGGCGTTTGGAGAACTGTCAGGTAAAGTGATCGCGGTTGAGTTTATAGAACCCGCCGTTGTTTTTTATCTTCTGCCGCAGGAAGAAGGCATTCGTTTGCACACCGCTTTTGAGGGTGCCGTCAATGTGCGCATTTCGGGCAGGCCATTGGCACTCCTTTCGATGGCGATGCGCCGCCCAGGCGATCAACCTACGGTGTCTGGTGACGTGGAAGTGAGCGGGGATGTCCGGCTTGCTCAGCGATTTCAGCGGATCTTGGATGAAGTGGATATCGATTGGGAAGAGCTGTTATCCCGCTGGGTTGGAGACATCGCCGCTCATCAGCTTGGCAAGTTTGGGAGAAGCTTGCGTGAATGGGCGGGTGAGACCAAGCGTACCCTGGAAATGGACATATCGGAGTACCTTCGGGAGGAGAGCGACCTTGTCGCACGTCAGGAGGATGTCGCTGAGTTCGTCGATGCGGTGGACACGTTGCGAGGCGATCTAGATCGGCTCGAAGAGAGCCTTAAGCAAATAGAACGCGACGCACTGGAGGAGCGATAGCGTTACCGTCATGGTGACCCCTGGACAGTTTCTTCGGATACTCACGATTCAACGGGTCCTGATCCGTCATGGCCTCGATGAAATCATCTTGGCTACTCATTTGTTTAGGCCGGTTAGATTCCTGCTCTATCTCCTGCCATGGAATTGGATGCACAGTCATCAGGTACCGAGGGCAGAGCGCCTACGTCGGGCACTTGAAGATCTTGGCCCTATCTTTGTGAAGTTCGGACAACTCCTGTCCACCCGTCGTGATCTGTTGCCCGACGACATCGTAGCGGAACTGGCTAGGCTTCAAGATAGCGTTCCCCCATTTCCCGGTGATGTCGCACGGCAAATTATCGAAAAGGCATATGGACATGGTGTGGATGAGGTGTTTGTTGAATTCAACGAGACGCCATTGGCATCCGCCTCAATCGCACAGGTTCACGCAGCCAGACTAAGGGACGGGCGAGAGATGATCGTCAAAGTGGTGCGGCCCGGCATTGAGAAAGGGATCCGACGGGATGTAGGTCTTCTGTTTATCCTTGCGGATATGGCGGAGCGCTATTGGCGTGACGGCAAGTACCTGCGGCCGACCCGGGTAGTCGCTGAGTTTGAAAAAACTTTGCTAAACGAATTGGACTTGATGCGCGAGGCGGCTAATGCTTCGCAACTGCGGCGGAATTTTGCGCATTCGGAGCAACTATACGTACCGGAGGTGGATTGGGGGCTCACCCGTCGCAACGTCATGGTTATGGAGCGCATTTCTGGGATACCCGTCAGCGACATTGATGGGTTAAAGCGGGCCGGCATCGATCTGAGGTGGCTAGCCGAGGCGGGCGTGGAATCGTTTTTCACCCAGGTCTTTCGCGATAGTTTCTTCCACGCGGATATGCACCCAGGCAACATCTTCGTGACGGTGCCAGATGGAGGTCAATCCGCGAAATTTGTGTTTGTGGACTTTGGGATTATGGGTTCCCTGAGCGAGTACGATC containing:
- a CDS encoding ABC transporter permease; this encodes MLRFLITRLVSATVVVFGVITIVFLLIHLVPGDPVEVMLGEAAQPADRDALRQVLGLDQPLWVQWGRYVQGLAHLDLGMSLHSKRPIVDILGERVPATLLLAAAGLLVAVVIALPLGILAAVRKGTAWDQGSMAFAMLGVSIPNFWMGPLLILVFSFWLGWFPVSGMEGIRSLVLPAFTLGTALAAILSRMVRAALLEVLSEDYIRAARAKGLNNRTVVLHHGLRNAALPVITVLGLQLGALLGGAVITETIFAWPGIGQLTIEAIQRRDYPVVQACVMLISLAYVLVNTLTDVAYAALDPRVRLHT
- a CDS encoding ABC transporter permease is translated as MRLALPTAVMVLWCSVALIAPWLPLEPDEIFLSKILMRPSSEAWLGYDDLGRSIADRLAMGARTSLAVAFSVIFVSLVVGIFVGIVSAWLGGWWDHVIVRIIDIFIAFPGILLAIALAGLLGPGIANAVIALAVVGWVGFARLARAQTLTVKHREHIDAARSLGTGRWRIGARHLLPLITAPLIVEATFGIASVVIAEASLSFLGLGVQPPAASWGSMIRDGTRYMLVSPHMVLAPGLAILLVVLSINLLGDRLRDWMDVRRK
- the nagZ gene encoding beta-N-acetylhexosaminidase, coding for MSLGSIMFDVAGAALQPEEREMLQHPLTGGVILFSRNYESPDQIGEFVDEIHRLREPRLLVAVDHEGGRVQRFRQGFTQLPACGLLGEIYGSDSERGVRLAEDVGWVMAAELRAIGVDFSFSPVLDLRKGVSKVIDDRAFHRNAEAVAALAYAYVKGMKNAGMGAVGKHFPGHGSVAEDSHHTMPVDSRRFEDIEMEDLVPFERLIHYGIPAMMPAHVIFSRVDDRPSGFSAVWLKQVLRNQLGFQGAVFSDDIGMAAAGVAGDFVERARSALDAGCDMVVICNNLDGAAEILEKLGQHPDPTSQVRLMRMHGRPAQDRIALRNDEKWQRVSCAVEAIEQAPELNLGDDQLA
- a CDS encoding TraB/GumN family protein, giving the protein MMRLIDLRFNQRGKRKMRIVTPLMLTLFTLSSAWAEQGLSAVCEPLVLVADGAPVTLKHSKGLLWKVSKSFTKPSYLFGTMHVVDPRIVNLPPAVQVVFDQSDTFVMEAVLDVPEMLEFSQMMFFADGTRLDALLGDQLFDMTADALAYYGISREVAESMKPWGAYLTLNIPPALGVPLDFMLLESARINGAAVYGLETLNEQARVMDDMAIDDQVKLLRDTVCNYDVVQKDIEQMKDRYLDRDLAGLWAFTDKYEVQDTAGYQKLMTRLLSDRNRRMVERMQPMLARGNAFIAIGALHLPGNRGVLSLLEERGYSVTPVY
- a CDS encoding mechanosensitive ion channel family protein, whose amino-acid sequence is MQHFLNMLTGFLGENDWVAQVFIVVFVALLIDFVQRRILNRLHVKLVKTENFWDDSVVDSLKQPLSLLIWIFGIAFAASIVSQETEAVIFEAVEPIRYVAIIATLAWFLIRLIQRAEANIIAKRVAAGKPYDRTTMDAVAKLLRLSVIITAVLVAMQTLGFSVAGVVAFGGVGGIAIGFAAQSLLANFFGAIMIYLDRPFEVGDWIRSPDRDIEGTVEDIGWRLTRIRTFDKRPLYVPNSTFTQIAVENPSRMHNRRIKETIGIRYDDANKMGKIVQEVENMLREHPEIETDQMLMVNFNTFAASSLDFFIYTFTKTTDWAKYHKVKQDVLLRILEIIDSHGAEVAFPTSTVHIPNGLPTYHETADREAPPQERLAR
- the dapF gene encoding diaminopimelate epimerase, whose translation is MDLEFTKMHGLGNDFVLFNALADPITLSPEQIRFIADRRFGVGCDQVLLLESANVPGADVRFRIYNADGAEVEQCGNGVRCVGRFLWEHGLVDKDEIVVETLNGLLTLYRQANGQVKVTMGIPEFAPEEIPMLAKSAANSYVLQVGDEQIEVAAVSMGNPHAIIKVDDTDAAPVRKLGPLVERHEVFPNGANVSFMQVIDSSHIRLRVWERGVGETLACGTGACAAVVAGHLLSLLDDDVDVTLPGGHLQIRWRGGQEPVWMTGPATQVFEGRIEL
- a CDS encoding DUF484 family protein encodes the protein MTTQKKIGVEPPLLTAEAVAAYLRENPRFFVDHVELLADLKIPHATGEAVSLVERQVSVLRDQNYQLHKKLRELVDIARGNEELARRMHRMILTLMDAQSPEAVFHSLKEHLRNDFKADVIIVRVFAKAVVDESIAGEEFVGRDVPEKALFAELITRAQPSCGRLKRKQQAYLFGGERDDIASAVLVPLHGAGWGGVMAIGSYDPQRFHPGLGVELLANMGEIVSLILNSWIAD
- the xerC gene encoding tyrosine recombinase XerC produces the protein MQTSAIERFLETLNHLSVNTRNAYRCDLSFLVCYCGREGIDTWRALDAGHIRAFIAWRHRQGIGGRSLQRSLSAVRTFYRFLSDEGVVTHNPAEGIYAPKTPRKLPKVLDVDQTTRLVDINAADPLAQRDRAMLELMYSSGLRLSELVALNMDEVDLDDAIVGVTGKGNKRRYVPIGRYAVDALNRWLQIRGGLASSEETALFVSRRGKRLGARAVQERLRQWAIRQGLPTHVHPHMLRHSFASHLLESSGDLRAVQELLGHADIRTTQVYTHLDFQHLAKVYDAAHPRARRKKSS
- the hslV gene encoding ATP-dependent protease subunit HslV codes for the protein MQQFQGTTVLSVRRHGRVVIGGDGQVSSGNTIMKGNARKVRRLFHDTVLAGFAGGTADAFTLFERFEGKLETHQGNLTRAAVELAKDWRTDRILRRLEAMLAVADKSTSLIISGNGDVIEPEDNLMAIGSGAPYVQAAARALLDHTEMDARTIVETALNIAADICVYTNHQLTIDELDATERE
- the hslU gene encoding ATP-dependent protease ATPase subunit HslU, which translates into the protein MTELTPQAIVKELNKHIVGQTAAKRAVAIALRNRWRRSQVPEELRNEITPKNILMIGPTGVGKTEIARRLAKLANAPFIKIEATKFTEVGYVGRDVESIIRDLMDVAAKMTREEELRKVRRRGEEAAEERVLDILLPRARGVSEKSEDEAAETSSTRERFRLMLREGGLAEKEIEVEVSVPAIGVEIMAPPGMEEMTSQLQDMFQNLGGGRKRVRRVRVKDALKLLAEEEASKLINDEDLKARVLENVEQNGIVFLDEIDKIAKRSEHGGPDVSREGVQRDLLPIVEGSTVTTKYGMVRTDFILFIASGSFLMVKPSDLIPELQGRLPIRVELDALGVDDFVRILTEPDASLTEQYAALMESEGVTVEFTKDALSRIAEMAWQVNETTENIGARRLHTVMERLLEELSFEASARRGENVRIDAAYVNAHLGALIQDEDLTRYIL